Proteins found in one Actinokineospora alba genomic segment:
- a CDS encoding ABC transporter substrate-binding protein — protein sequence MPHNRLALAAGFAALVLAATACGGAGDNGGGSGGGNAGTPGNTAGFDGTTIKLGVLSPLSGPVAVIGLPLTAGNKVWFDHLNSTGGVAGKYKVELVQEDTQYKPDVTVQQYNKVKSNVVAFTQILGTPSTLAVLPQLKTDKVLAAPASLDALWVREENLLPIGGPYQVQAINAIDYYLTEGGGTKDSKICTMSQDDVYGEAGLAGVAEAAKVNGFTVANQQKFKAGTENYAGQIQALAGAGCQMVFLTATPSDAGKIFGTAAQGRFAPKWYAQSPSYAGALSKSAVAPYMQANVLIVSEGTEWGDTAVAGMKDMVDRATKFAPSQQPDYYFAFGYNQARAMTAVLEKAVAKGNLSRDGILAASKELGTVTFDGLTGDYQYGSVDDRNPPRTSTLFAIDPAKPFGLKTVKYNFTSDAAKAYEFKKAG from the coding sequence ATGCCGCACAACCGATTGGCTCTTGCCGCGGGCTTCGCGGCGCTCGTGCTCGCCGCGACCGCATGCGGCGGCGCGGGCGACAACGGGGGTGGATCCGGCGGCGGCAACGCGGGCACGCCAGGAAACACCGCGGGCTTCGACGGTACCACCATCAAGCTCGGCGTGCTCTCACCGCTGTCCGGTCCGGTCGCCGTCATCGGGCTCCCGCTCACCGCGGGCAACAAGGTCTGGTTCGACCACCTCAACTCCACCGGCGGCGTCGCCGGGAAGTACAAAGTGGAGCTCGTCCAAGAGGACACCCAGTACAAGCCGGACGTCACCGTCCAGCAGTACAACAAGGTCAAGAGCAACGTCGTCGCGTTCACCCAGATCCTGGGCACCCCCTCGACCCTGGCGGTGCTCCCGCAGCTCAAGACCGACAAGGTGCTCGCCGCGCCCGCGTCGCTCGACGCGCTGTGGGTCCGCGAGGAGAACCTGCTGCCCATCGGCGGCCCGTACCAGGTGCAGGCGATCAACGCGATCGACTACTACCTGACCGAGGGCGGCGGCACCAAGGACAGCAAGATCTGCACGATGAGCCAGGACGACGTCTACGGCGAGGCGGGCCTGGCCGGTGTCGCCGAAGCCGCCAAGGTCAACGGGTTCACCGTCGCCAACCAGCAGAAGTTCAAGGCGGGCACGGAGAACTACGCCGGCCAGATCCAGGCGCTCGCGGGCGCGGGCTGCCAGATGGTCTTCCTGACCGCGACACCGAGCGACGCGGGCAAGATCTTCGGCACCGCCGCGCAGGGCCGGTTCGCGCCGAAGTGGTACGCGCAGTCGCCGAGCTACGCGGGCGCCCTGTCGAAGTCCGCGGTCGCGCCGTACATGCAGGCCAACGTGCTGATCGTGTCCGAGGGCACCGAGTGGGGCGACACCGCCGTCGCCGGCATGAAGGACATGGTGGACCGCGCGACGAAGTTCGCCCCCTCCCAGCAGCCCGACTACTACTTCGCCTTCGGCTACAACCAGGCCCGCGCGATGACCGCGGTGCTGGAGAAGGCGGTGGCGAAGGGCAACCTGAGCCGCGACGGCATCCTCGCCGCGTCGAAGGAGCTGGGCACGGTGACGTTCGACGGCCTGACCGGCGACTACCAGTACGGCTCGGTCGACGACCGCAACCCGCCGCGCACGAGCACGCTGTTCGCGATCGACCCGGCGAAGCCGTTCGGGCTCAAGACGGTCAAGTACAACTTCACCTCCGACGCGGCGAAGGCCTACGAGTTCAAGAAGGCGGGCTGA
- a CDS encoding branched-chain amino acid ABC transporter permease — protein sequence MAKPHRNLTRAYAQDLRLFGTPWAKVGLATMILVVVLLPTVLHDDFWLSILVYVGITAVGAIGLNLLTGYCGQISLGHAFFIGAGAYCTAIVGGDLGLPLPLWLLAAAAVGAALGGLIGPFALRLRGNYLAIVTLGLIFVGEHLWRNLKGVTGGNSGTSVAAPPAVGPVDFSRLEIAGEVYSRNQGYFWLVWGLVALIALLAKNLVRTRPGRALQAVRDRDQAAEVIGVRAGRYKIGAFMVSSAIAAVAGALFGSYQQFVSPDEWNLLLSIQYIAIVIVGGLGTIFGSILGAVFVGALPALIDRYSADIPGVRTSVGGEGFISVFALNQAIFGVLIVLFLVLEPRGLAGIWLRVKTYFKAWPFSY from the coding sequence ATGGCCAAGCCGCACCGCAACCTGACCCGCGCCTACGCCCAGGACCTGCGGCTGTTCGGCACGCCGTGGGCGAAAGTCGGGCTGGCCACGATGATCCTCGTGGTCGTGCTGTTGCCCACGGTCCTGCACGACGACTTCTGGCTGTCGATCCTGGTCTACGTCGGCATCACCGCCGTCGGCGCGATCGGCCTGAACCTGCTGACCGGTTACTGCGGGCAGATCTCCTTGGGCCACGCCTTCTTCATCGGCGCGGGCGCCTACTGCACGGCGATCGTCGGCGGCGACCTCGGCCTGCCGCTTCCGCTGTGGCTGCTCGCGGCGGCCGCTGTCGGCGCGGCCCTCGGCGGACTCATCGGGCCGTTCGCCCTGCGCCTGCGCGGAAACTACCTCGCCATCGTCACCCTCGGGCTGATCTTCGTGGGCGAGCACCTGTGGCGCAATCTCAAGGGCGTCACCGGCGGCAACTCGGGCACGTCGGTCGCCGCGCCCCCAGCCGTGGGCCCGGTCGACTTCAGCCGCCTGGAGATCGCCGGCGAGGTGTACTCCCGCAACCAGGGCTACTTCTGGCTCGTGTGGGGCCTGGTGGCGCTGATCGCGCTGCTGGCCAAGAACCTGGTGCGCACCCGGCCCGGCCGGGCACTCCAAGCCGTGCGCGACCGGGACCAGGCCGCGGAGGTCATCGGGGTGCGGGCCGGGCGCTACAAGATCGGCGCTTTCATGGTCTCCAGCGCGATCGCCGCTGTCGCGGGTGCGCTCTTCGGCTCGTACCAGCAGTTCGTCAGCCCCGACGAGTGGAACCTGCTGCTGTCCATCCAGTACATCGCGATCGTCATCGTCGGCGGGCTCGGGACGATCTTCGGCTCCATCCTGGGCGCGGTGTTCGTCGGGGCGCTGCCCGCCCTGATCGACCGGTACAGCGCCGACATCCCCGGGGTGCGGACCTCGGTCGGCGGCGAGGGGTTCATCAGCGTCTTCGCACTCAATCAGGCGATTTTCGGTGTCCTGATCGTGTTGTTCCTCGTTCTCGAACCGCGTGGACTCGCAGGAATCTGGCTGCGCGTCAAGACTTACTTCAAAGCGTGGCCATTCTCGTATTGA
- a CDS encoding branched-chain amino acid ABC transporter permease — MSPELTAFLTNCFAGLALGSTYALVALGFVVIYKSTGVINFAQGGLLALGAYLGYTFSDNLALAFGLSILFACLAAAFVGAGFERIVLRRMVGQPPFAVIMITIGLLFIIEPILTSIWGFDNLQVPNPWNIQTVEAGGLVFGVRDLWTIGITIAVVTAFFLFFRFSGFGLAMRATAFDPEAALAQGISAKKVYAVSWAIAAALAALAGITLAAGPGGLSPSIGFIALAAFPAMILGGMDSPAGAVLGGIVIGLAEALTRGYQDQLFSWAGDNVSVIVPYLLMIVILLIRPYGLLGTKDVRRI, encoded by the coding sequence ATGAGCCCCGAACTGACCGCCTTCCTGACCAACTGCTTCGCCGGTCTCGCCCTGGGCTCGACGTATGCCTTGGTGGCGCTCGGATTCGTGGTCATCTACAAGTCGACCGGCGTCATCAACTTCGCCCAAGGCGGCCTGCTCGCCCTCGGCGCGTACCTCGGCTACACCTTCTCCGACAACCTGGCTCTCGCCTTCGGCCTGTCGATCCTGTTCGCCTGCCTGGCCGCCGCGTTCGTCGGCGCGGGGTTCGAGCGGATCGTGCTGCGGCGGATGGTCGGGCAGCCCCCGTTCGCCGTCATCATGATCACCATCGGCCTGCTGTTCATCATCGAACCGATCCTCACGTCCATCTGGGGGTTCGACAACCTCCAGGTCCCCAACCCGTGGAACATCCAGACCGTGGAGGCCGGCGGCCTCGTCTTCGGGGTGCGCGACCTGTGGACCATCGGGATCACGATCGCGGTGGTCACGGCGTTCTTCCTGTTCTTCCGCTTCTCCGGCTTCGGTCTGGCCATGCGTGCCACCGCCTTCGACCCGGAAGCCGCGCTGGCACAGGGGATCAGCGCGAAGAAGGTCTACGCCGTGTCGTGGGCGATCGCCGCCGCGCTGGCCGCCCTCGCGGGCATCACGCTGGCGGCCGGGCCGGGCGGGCTGTCGCCGTCGATCGGCTTCATCGCACTCGCCGCGTTCCCGGCGATGATCCTCGGCGGCATGGACTCCCCGGCGGGCGCCGTGCTCGGCGGCATCGTCATCGGCCTGGCCGAGGCGCTGACCCGCGGCTACCAGGACCAGCTGTTCTCCTGGGCGGGCGACAACGTCTCGGTCATCGTCCCGTATCTGCTCATGATCGTCATTCTGCTCATCAGACCGTACGGCCTGCTCGGCACCAAAGACGTGAGGCGGATCTGA
- a CDS encoding AMP-dependent synthetase/ligase: MTATLSDVATLPGRLLQLAEERPNDPAMREKHRGIWREWTWATYADRVASVAIGLKALGVEPGDRVAIHAENRPEWVVADLAIQGIGAQCIGVYPTSPAAEVEYLLSHSGATVLIAEDEEQFDKVAQVRDRLPALRHIVLVDPQGIRVEDHRDVHTFSELENHGDARAEFAREVSSVDPEATAILVYTSGTTGPPKGAMISHANLVASGRCFIEALGATSEDEVLSYLPLCHIAERLISVIDAVWAGLVVNFGEGGPAFQHDLRDVQPTVFLGVPRVWEKMLAGVEIRMADASRLKRGLYQLCLRQGRRIAPRRMAESTTFADRVVLALCELLVFRALREKLGMSRVRAAISGAAPIAPQVLEFLWAIGIPVREGYGQTENTAICTLTPVGDVRLGAVGTTLPGVEIRIADDGEILTRSAGVFQGYLDNPEATAETVDAEGWLHTGDVGEVDDDGFLRITDRKKDIIITAGGKNISPSEIENLLKVSPFVREAIVIGDRRKFLSALIGVERDTVGNWATRRGITYTTYADLSAKPEIEALIAKVVDEANASLANVEKIKRFKVITKELDHEDGELTATQKVKRRAVEQRFAEEIEAMYT; the protein is encoded by the coding sequence ATGACCGCGACGCTCAGCGACGTGGCGACCCTGCCCGGCCGCCTGCTCCAGCTGGCCGAGGAACGGCCGAACGACCCGGCGATGCGCGAGAAGCACCGCGGCATCTGGCGCGAATGGACCTGGGCGACCTACGCCGACCGGGTCGCCTCCGTCGCGATAGGACTCAAAGCCCTGGGCGTCGAACCCGGCGACCGGGTGGCGATCCACGCGGAGAACCGTCCGGAGTGGGTGGTCGCCGACCTCGCCATCCAAGGCATCGGCGCGCAGTGCATCGGCGTGTACCCGACGTCCCCGGCCGCCGAGGTGGAGTACCTGCTGTCCCACTCCGGCGCCACCGTGTTGATCGCCGAGGACGAGGAGCAGTTCGACAAGGTCGCCCAGGTCCGCGATCGGCTGCCCGCGCTGCGCCACATCGTCCTCGTCGACCCGCAGGGTATCCGCGTCGAGGACCACCGGGACGTCCACACCTTCAGCGAGCTGGAGAACCACGGTGACGCCCGCGCCGAGTTCGCCCGCGAAGTGTCCTCAGTGGACCCGGAGGCCACCGCGATCCTGGTCTACACCTCGGGAACCACCGGACCGCCCAAGGGCGCGATGATCTCCCACGCCAACCTGGTCGCGTCCGGCCGGTGCTTCATCGAGGCGCTCGGTGCGACCAGCGAGGACGAGGTGCTGAGCTATCTGCCGCTGTGCCACATCGCCGAGCGGCTGATCTCGGTGATCGACGCCGTCTGGGCCGGTCTCGTGGTCAACTTCGGCGAAGGCGGACCCGCGTTCCAGCACGACCTGCGTGACGTGCAGCCGACGGTCTTCCTCGGCGTTCCCCGCGTCTGGGAGAAGATGCTGGCGGGCGTGGAGATCCGGATGGCGGACGCGTCCCGGCTCAAGCGCGGCCTCTACCAGCTGTGCCTGCGCCAGGGCCGCCGCATCGCTCCGCGCCGGATGGCCGAGTCGACGACGTTCGCCGACAGGGTAGTGCTGGCCCTGTGCGAGCTGCTGGTCTTCCGTGCCCTGCGGGAGAAACTGGGCATGTCCCGCGTCCGCGCGGCCATCAGCGGCGCCGCGCCCATCGCGCCGCAGGTGCTGGAGTTCCTGTGGGCCATCGGAATCCCCGTCCGCGAGGGGTACGGCCAGACTGAGAACACCGCCATCTGCACCCTGACCCCGGTCGGCGACGTCCGGCTCGGCGCGGTCGGCACGACGCTGCCGGGCGTGGAGATCCGCATCGCCGACGACGGCGAGATCCTCACCCGCTCGGCGGGCGTCTTCCAGGGCTACCTGGACAACCCGGAGGCGACGGCGGAGACCGTGGACGCCGAGGGCTGGCTGCACACCGGCGATGTGGGCGAGGTCGACGACGACGGCTTCCTGCGGATCACCGACCGCAAGAAGGACATCATCATCACCGCGGGCGGGAAGAACATCTCCCCGTCGGAGATCGAGAACCTGCTGAAGGTCTCCCCGTTCGTCCGCGAGGCCATCGTCATCGGCGACCGCCGCAAGTTCCTCAGCGCGCTCATCGGCGTCGAGCGCGACACCGTCGGCAACTGGGCCACCCGCCGCGGCATCACGTACACCACCTACGCCGACCTGTCGGCCAAGCCCGAGATCGAGGCGCTGATCGCCAAGGTCGTCGACGAGGCGAACGCCTCCCTCGCCAACGTCGAGAAGATCAAGCGCTTCAAGGTGATCACCAAGGAACTCGACCATGAGGACGGCGAGCTGACCGCGACGCAGAAGGTCAAGCGCCGTGCGGTCGAGCAGCGGTTCGCCGAGGAGATCGAGGCGATGTACACATGA
- a CDS encoding ABC transporter ATP-binding protein: MERLTAEMESVAAPAPVAAPLVSVSELTLRFGGVTALNGVSFEVARGELFAVIGPNGAGKTSIFNCLNGVYRPQHGTITLDGQSIIGKSPAAIAGLGVARTFQNLGLFEHLTLIDNLMLGRHHLMRTGFLAGMAWWGRAKREEIEHRAAVEEVVELLELEPYRRMPAGLLPYGVAKRAELGRALAMEPTLLLLDEPVAGMNVEETEDMARYLVQVRRELNLAMILVEHDMRLVMDLADRVLALDFGVGISAGLPAQVQNDPKVIEAYLGGGE; the protein is encoded by the coding sequence ATGGAGCGCCTGACCGCCGAGATGGAGTCGGTGGCCGCGCCCGCGCCCGTGGCGGCGCCGCTGGTCTCGGTCTCCGAGCTCACGCTGAGATTCGGCGGGGTCACCGCGCTCAACGGTGTCAGCTTCGAGGTGGCGCGCGGCGAGCTGTTCGCGGTGATCGGCCCCAACGGCGCCGGGAAGACCTCCATCTTCAACTGCCTCAACGGTGTCTACCGCCCGCAGCACGGCACCATCACCCTCGACGGGCAGAGCATCATCGGCAAGTCACCCGCCGCGATCGCCGGACTCGGTGTCGCGCGGACGTTCCAGAACCTCGGCCTGTTCGAACACCTCACCCTCATCGACAACCTGATGCTCGGCCGACACCACTTGATGCGCACGGGTTTCCTGGCGGGCATGGCCTGGTGGGGCCGGGCCAAGCGCGAGGAGATCGAGCACCGCGCCGCCGTCGAGGAGGTCGTGGAACTGCTCGAACTGGAGCCCTACCGGCGGATGCCCGCGGGTCTGCTGCCCTACGGCGTGGCCAAGCGCGCCGAACTCGGGCGGGCGCTGGCGATGGAGCCGACGCTGCTGCTGCTCGACGAGCCCGTGGCGGGCATGAACGTCGAGGAGACCGAGGACATGGCCCGCTACCTGGTGCAGGTCCGCCGGGAGCTCAATCTTGCGATGATCCTGGTGGAGCACGACATGCGACTGGTGATGGACCTGGCCGACCGGGTCCTGGCGCTGGACTTCGGGGTCGGCATCTCCGCCGGTCTGCCCGCGCAGGTGCAGAACGACCCCAAGGTCATCGAGGCCTACCTGGGCGGTGGCGAATGA
- a CDS encoding ABC transporter ATP-binding protein encodes MADGESVLSVSNLEVVYDDVVLVLRGLSLTVPTGGVVALLGANGAGKTTLLRAVTGLLHPHRGRITKGTVQFDGQDITGADPARVVRLGIAQVMEGRRIFAEMTIDENLRAGAHTRRSRAEVRESYARVLDLFPVLATRRRSTAGYLSGGEQQMLAIGRALMAAPRLLLLDEPSLGLAPKLVEQVRDIIRHINEQGTSVLLVEQNAMMALSIADFGYVLEVGTVVRDGPAGDLLADEDIREFYLGAPADGSQRSFAEIKSYRRKKRWSA; translated from the coding sequence GTGGCGGACGGCGAGTCGGTCCTTTCGGTGTCCAACCTGGAGGTCGTCTACGACGACGTCGTGCTGGTCCTCCGCGGACTGAGTCTGACCGTCCCGACCGGAGGCGTGGTCGCCCTGCTCGGCGCCAACGGCGCGGGCAAGACAACCCTGCTGCGCGCGGTCACCGGCCTGCTCCACCCCCACCGCGGCCGCATCACCAAGGGCACCGTCCAATTCGACGGCCAGGACATCACCGGCGCCGACCCCGCACGTGTGGTGCGGCTCGGCATCGCCCAGGTGATGGAGGGCCGCCGGATCTTCGCCGAGATGACCATCGACGAGAACCTCCGCGCGGGCGCGCACACCCGCCGGTCCCGCGCCGAGGTCCGCGAGTCCTACGCCCGCGTGCTCGACCTGTTCCCCGTGCTGGCGACCAGGCGGCGCTCCACCGCGGGCTACCTGTCCGGCGGGGAGCAGCAGATGCTCGCGATCGGCCGCGCCCTCATGGCCGCCCCGCGCCTGCTGCTGCTCGACGAGCCGTCCCTCGGTCTCGCGCCGAAGCTGGTCGAACAGGTCCGCGACATCATCAGGCACATCAACGAACAGGGCACGAGCGTGCTGCTGGTGGAGCAGAACGCGATGATGGCACTGTCCATTGCGGACTTCGGCTACGTGCTCGAAGTGGGCACCGTGGTGCGCGACGGCCCGGCGGGCGACCTGCTCGCCGACGAGGACATCCGCGAGTTCTACCTGGGCGCCCCCGCCGACGGTTCGCAGCGCTCGTTCGCCGAGATCAAGAGCTACCGGAGGAAGAAGCGATGGAGCGCCTGA